The sequence below is a genomic window from Thalassobaculum sp. OXR-137.
AGCGCTCGCCGGCACGGCGGCGACGCTCCGCCGGGCGCTCAATCACGATGCCGGCTGGGCGCATCACTGGGATTTCGACCTGGGCCGGCCGCTGGACGACGACGGCAGCCTGAAGTTCCTGGATGCCGGCGACCTGAAGACCGCCTCCCTGGACGGGGCCGGCAACCGGGAGAAGATCCGGGCGGCCACCGCCGCCGTCGTGGCGGCGGGGGCGGTGCCGATCATGATCGGCGGCGACGATTCCGTGCCGATACCCTTCATCGAGGCGCTGGCGCCGCTCGGCCCGCTGACCGTCGTCCAGGTCGACGCCCATATCGACTGGCGCGACGAACGGCGCGGCGAGAAATACGGCTTCTCCAGCACCATGCGCCGGGCCTCGGAGATGGCCCATGTGGAGCGCATCGTGCAGGTCGGTATCCGCGGCCTGGGTTCCGCCATGCAGGAGGAAGTGCAGATCGCCGAGACCTGGGGGGCGGACATCGTCACCGCCCGCGAGATCCACCGCCACGGCATCGAGGCCGCGCTGGAGCATATTCCGGCCGGCGCCAACTGCCTGATCACGCTGGATTGCGACGCCCTGGATCCGTCGATCATGAAGGCCGTCGTCGCCCCGACCCCGGGCGGGCTGAGCTACACCCAGGCGATCGAGCTGATCCACGGCGTGGCGGCCAAGGCCCGGCTGCGGGCCTTCGACATGATCGAGTTCATCCCCGAGCGCGACCCGGACGGTTTGTCCGCCCTCACCGCCGCGCGGATCCTCGTCAATGCGATCGGTGCGATTTCCTCGACTGCCCGTTGACGAAACTTTAATAGTCTCGCGGCAGGGTTCCGCGCCGCGTCTTTCCGACCGGCGGTCATTTGGGGATGGGGTTCCATGGCACTGTTCGACGATATCGTTGCTAATCTGACGCAGGAATTCCTCGGCGAATCCTCCGACCGGCTGGCGCGCATGCAGGTCTCGCTGACCAACCTCGCCAGTTCGGGGAAGGCGAACCGGGACGCCATCATGACCCTGTCGCGCGAGATCCACAGCGTGAAGGGTGCCGCCGCGAACTTCCAGTTCCGCACCGTCGCCACCGTCGCCCACCGGTTCGAAGACTACATGTCGGCGACCCTCGATCAGACGCCCCTGCCGATCGAGGACTACCAGCGCTTCGTCGACTGTCTGTCGGATCTGATCGAGCTCGGCCGCGAGCCGGACCCCAAGACCTCCGCCAAGATGCAGAGCCGGCTGCCGGTCCTGGCGGATTTCGATCCGACCAGCGTGTCGGCCAAGCCGGGCCACGCCCTGGTGGTGATCCGGGCCCGGACCATGGGCCACATGCTGTCGCGCGAGCTGGCCAATTGCGGCTTCCGCGCCCAGACCGCGCTGGACGTGTTCGACGCGGTGCGCCTCTCGGTGACCGAGCGGCCGGACATCGTGCTCACCTCGGCCGTGATGGACGGGATCTCCGGCGTCGACCTGATCAACGCCCTGCGCAGCATCAAGGCGACGGCGGACCTGCCCTGCGCGGTGGTCACCTCCTTCGACCGGAATCATCCGGAGCTGGCCGGCCTGCCGAAGGACGCCGGCGTCGTGCGGCTGGGCAAGACCCTGTCCGACGATCTCGGCGCGGTCCTGACCGGAGTGACGCCGCGCTGATCCGGGGCGATCTCGCACCGACGGGGCGGCGGGGACGCGCCTTTCCGCTTTGCTTGACGGGCGAGCCGTGCTCAAACCCGCCGCCATGAGCTCCGACACCCCCACGCCCGACTCCCCCTCTCCCGGCGACGCGCACACCAGCGACGCGCACACTGGCGATGCCAAGATCTCCGCCGCCCGCAGCGTCGCCTTCGACCTGCTGCGCGCGGTCCTGGCCAAGAAGACGCCGCTGGACGAGGCGCTGGTCGCCCATGACGGGATGAACTGGCTGCCGGACCGCGACCGCGGCTTCGCCCGCACCCTGGTGGCGACGACCCTGCGCCGGCTGGGCCATGTGGACCGCATGATCGACGCCTGCCTGTCCCAGCCGCTGCCGCTGAAGGCCTCGGCCGTGCGCGACGTGCTGCGGATCGCAGCGACAGAGCTGCTGATCCTGAAGGTCGCGCCGCACGCCGCGGTGGACAGCGCGGTCAATCTGGTGCGCTCGCGCGGCCATGAGAAATTCGTCAAGCTGACCAACGCCGTGCTGCGCCGGCTCGACCGGGAAGGCAGTGCCGCGATCGAGGCCCTGCCGGCGCTGGACGCCCTGCCCCACTGGCTGGCGCGGAGCTGGCGCGCGACCTATGGCGACGAGACCGCCGAAGCCATGGCCGCCGCCGTGCAGCGCGAGCCGGTACTGGACATCACGGTGAAATCCGACCCCGCCCCCTGGGCCGAGACGCTGGGCGCGCAGATGCTGCCGACCGGCACCCTGCGCCGGCCGATCGAGGGCCGCATCGACGCCCTGCCGGGCTTCGCCGAGGGCGCCTGGTGGGTGCAGGACGCTGCCGCCGCCCTGCCGGTGAAGCTGCTGGGCGACGTCGCCGGCAAGACGGTGGTCGACCTCTGCGCCGCTCCAGGCGGCAAGACCGCCCAGCTCGCCGCCGCCGCGGCCAATGTCCTGGCCGTCGACCGGGCGGCCAAGCGGGTCAAGCGGATGCAGGAGAACCTCAGCCGCCTGCAGCTTTCCGCCACTTGCGTGACCGCCGACGCCGCCAAGTGGCGGCCGCCGCTGCCGGTCGACGCGGTCCTGCTCGACGCCCCCTGCTCGGCCACCGGCACCCTGCGCCGGCATCCGGACATCCCCTGGCTGAAGGGCGAGGCCGACGTGGCCAAGCTCGTGGGCCTGCAGGACCGACTGCTGAATGCGGCGCTGGAGATCGTGAAGCCGGGCGGCACGGTGGTGTTCTGCACCTGCTCCCTGGAGAGCGCCGAAGGGATCGACCGGATCGCCGCCCTGCTGGCGCGCAACCCGGCCGTGCGCCGGGTGCCGATCGCGGCCCAGGAGATCGGCGGCCTCGACGCGCTGATCACCGCCGAGGGCGATCTGCGCACCCGGCCGGATCACCTGGCCGACTTCGGCGGCATGGACGGGTTCTACGCCTGCCGCCTGATCAAGGGCTGACCGGCCGGCTCAGTACACGTCGCGCCGGTAGTCGCCGCGCGCCGCCATCTCCTGCAGCACACCCTCGCCCAGCATCTCCACCAGCAGGGCGTGGACCGAGGCGCCGATGCCGTCGGCCCCGCCGCACACATAGACCACCGCGTCCCGGGCGAGCCAATCGCGCAGGGTCTCCGCCTCGCCGCGCAGCCGGTCGGGAACCCGGCACCGCTCGCCGTCGCCGCGCGAGAAGGCGAGGTCGAGGCGGCCGATCCAGCCGGCCCGGTGCCAGGCCAGCAGTTCCGCCTGGGGTCCCGTGGACGTAGCCGGCAGACGGTCGCCATAGACCACCCAGTTCGCCCCGCCGCCGGCGGCGATCCTGGCGGCAAGCTGCGCGCGGATCCCGGCGATCCCCGACCCGGCACCGATCAGCAGCATCGGCCGGTCCAGCGGCGGGCAGCGCAGGTGCGGGTTGGCGCGGATGCGCAGGCCGATCCGGCGTCCGGCCGCCCCCGTCGCGGTGAGCAGCCCGGTCCCCAGGCCGGGACTGCCGTCGGGGTGGAACGCCGGCCGCACGACCAGCGACAGCCCACCCTCCGCCGGCAGCGAGGCGATGGTGTAGTCGCGCCGGCTGTCGCCCACCGAAATCTCCGCCACGTCACCGGCCCCCCAGTCCGGCAAAGGCCCCTCCGGCACCAGCCGCACTAGGGCCAGATCCTCGCGATCCGGCATCGGGCCGGTGCTCTGGCGCGCCACCCGGTCGATGCGCCAGGGCGCCGACCCATCCCCCGCAGGGGGAGAAATGTCCGGGCCGGCGATCCGGTCGAGCACCCGGGTCCAGCCCGTCCGGCTGGCGGGCATCATCGCGTCGATCTCGGCCCTTTCGGTCAGCGGCCGCGCGCCCGACGCCTGCAGCCAGGAATCCAGGGCCCGGCCGAAGCCGCAGAACGCCGGGTAGTCGCTGTCGCCCAGCGCGACCAGGGCGTAGTCGAGACCGGACAGGTCAGCCGGCGCCGCCATGGCCGTGCGATGAAACCGGATCGCCGGATCCGGTGGCTCTCCCTCCCCCGTCGTCGCCACCACGAACAGCGCCCGGCGGGCGACGGCGAGGTCGGCGACCCCGATTTCGCCGAGGGGCACGAGGCGGGCAGAAAGCCCGGCGGCGGCGAGCCGGCTTGCGGCCTGGGCGGCCAGATCGGCGGCGGTACCGGTCTGGCTCGCATGCACGACCAGCCAGCCGCCATCGCCGTCGCTCCTCTCCGACCGGCCGGGGAGCAGGACGGCGCAGCAGAAGGCGAGATAGAGCGCGACCGCCGCCCCGGCCTCCAGGGCGCGTGCGGCAGCCGATCCGTCCGCCGGCAGGACTAGGCAAAGGCCGGCGACGGCGAGCATCCCGGCCCCCAGCGCGGCGACCCGGAACCGGGCGCCCGGCAGGCGGTCGGCGGGCACGGGCAGTGCCAAGGTCATGAGGGGCCGTCCATCGCCGCCATCGCCCGGGACAGCCGCGCCTCGACACCCTGCCGCGTGCGGATCAGGAAGCGGGCGGCAAGGCCATGGGCGTCCGCCGCCGCCATGCCCTTCTCCGGCCCCATGACCAGCAGCCCGGTGGCGAAGGCGTCGGCATCCCCGCAGCAGCCGGTCAGGACGGACACGGCCAGGGTGTCGCCGGCATAGGGACGGCCCGAGCGCGGATCGATCAGCTCCCCCAGGGGCCGGCCGGTGCGGGTCCGGTAGCCGGAGGTCGCCAGGGCGGCATCGCTCAGCGCCACCAGGGTCTGCGGATCGCCGTCGCGTCCCGACCCCAGCCGCTCCAGGGCGACCCACCAGGGGCGGCGGTCCGGCTTGACGCCGCGGCCGACGAACTCGCCGCCGATTTCCGCCAGATGGGACACCGCCCCGGCCTCGGCCAGACGGGCGGAGAGGCGGTCCACCGCATGGCCCTTGGCGATGGCGGACAGCTCGAGCACTAGGCCGCCCGGCTGGGTCGCGGTGCGGTTCCGGCGGTCGAGCTCCACGTCGCGCCACCGGCCGATCCGGTCATGGCCCTGACGCCAGCCGCCGACCGTGGGGTCGAACGCGCCCCCGGTCAGCGCGGCGATCTCCAGCGCCCGGCCGAGCACGGCGGCGAAAAGCCCGCTCACCGGCACCCGGCTTCCGGCGGGTGCGCGGTTGAAGCGGCTGATCTCCGACGCCGGCCGCCAGGTGCTCAGCGCATCGCAGACGGCCTCGAAGTCCCGGTGGATCGCGGCGGCCAGCGCGGCGGTGTCCAGGTCGGGTCCGGCGACGGCCGTGGCGCGCCAGGACGTGCCCATGGTTTCGCCGCCCAGCCGGTGAAGCGTTGCCGCCCGGTCGGGCCAGCGATCCGGCGCCGGCAGTCCCGGCGGCACCAGAACCCGCCAGCCGGATGCCGACGGGGCCGAGACTGGGGCGGGTGCCGAGACCCCGGTCACTGGGGCAGCACTTCCACGGTCGCGGTATAGCCGGCACGGCGGGTGGCGCCGTCGGCATCCTTGTCGTCGCTGCGGATATCGGTGCCGATCCAGTAGCGCCCGGCTTCCGGCCAGGCGATCTCGACCATGCCGTCGGCGTCGGTCCGCAAGACCCGGTCGCCGGCCTCCGAGCGGTAGCGGCCGTCGCCCTGCACCACCTCGACCTCCAGGCCCTCCACCGGGCCGCCGTCCAGCAGGAACCGGAACCGCGCCGTCTCGCCGGCATAGAGATCGTTGGGATGGGTGACCGCCACCATCTCCAGCCCCGCGCCGACCGGCGCCAGCGCCTCTTTTGTCGGCGGGCCCACCGTCACGAAGGTTTCCACGCGGTTGTCGAACCGGCTGATCGCCACGTTGGTGGCCGAAGCGGGGATGGCGGTGGCGATCTCCTCCTTTGCGCCGCGCCAGCGCTTGCGCGCGCCGTCGAGCTCGTAGCGGGCGAAATAGCCGGACGAGACCACGGCCAGCCGGTAGGTCCCGGGCTGAGCCAGCGGCAGGTCGAAGGTGCTGCGGAACCGGCCAGTGGCTTTGTTCTCGGCCGCCACGGGCTGGCCGTCCGGGCCGGTCAGCGTCAGGTCGTCGAGCCCGAGCGGGCGGTGTTCGAACACGAACAGGTCGTTGGAGACGGCAGCGTCGACGGTGATCCAGGGATCCTCGCCCGACAGGACGGTGGTCGACGGCAGCAGCCAGGCGCGGTGCGCCTCGGCGGGGAGCGGCAGCAGGCCGAGAACGGCGGCGAAAGTCAGGGTCAGAACGCGGGTCATGCGCGGCCTCCTGGCAAGATGGGGGACAGGACGGGGAAGAGAGGGCAAGAAAGCGGGGGTCAGGGCCGGACGGTGACGGTCACCCGGCCAAGTTCCTCGGCACCGGAGGCGTCGCGGGTGGTCGCCGCGGCGGCCGGCCAGGAGAACGGCACCCGCACCACCTCGCGGCCGCCGACCTCGCGGGCGGCCTCCACCACCAGCACGTAGTCGCCGTCGGCCAGACCGGCGACGGCCTCGCCCGGCACCTCGAAGACGACCTCCTGGCTGCCCGGCGCGCGGGTCGGGCCGCTGACCCCGTCGATCTCGGCGGGGGACAGGTCGCGGCCGATGCGGCGCCACCACTGGCGCATGTCCTTGAGCCATTTGGTGCCCTCGCCGCCGCGCATGTCGTGGTCGTACCAGAGCGCCAGATTGGCGGCGACGGAGCTGTCCGGCCGCTCCAGCCAGATCCCGACATAGGGCCGGTGATACTCGGCGACGGCCAACTCGGGGATATCGACGGTCACTTCCAGGGAGGAAGCGAGGGCCGGCGTGGCGAGGACGCCGCCGAGGGTCGCGGTGAGGACGATGCGCATGGGGGTCCCGATCAGTGGATGAACAGAATGACGAGAAGGACGGGGGCCAGGAGCCCGAAGCCGACCAGCGGCCAGGTCGACGGCCGGGCGCCGGCGTTCAGCCAGAGCAGGCCGAGGCCGGTGAGGCTGAAGATAAGGGTCGCGCCGGCGAACGCGTCGATGAACCAGCGCCAGACGTCGCCGGTGTCGCGCCCTTTGTGCAGGTCGTTCAGGAAGGCGACCGGTCCGCGAGAAGTGCGCTCCGCCGTCACCGCGCCATCTGGCAGGGCGATCGCCACCCAGGCATCGCCGCCGGGCCGGGGCAGGGCGACATAGGCCTCGCCCGCCGACCATTCCACCGGCCGGTCGCGCGGGTCGATCCCGGCGCGCGGCGCCAGCCAGTCGGCCACGGCGTCGGGCAGCGCGGCGTCCTGCCGCCGGGCGGCGGCGGCGGTCTCGGCGGCGAGCGCCGGCGGCAGCGTCCCGGTCCACTCGACGCGCTGCGGGGCGGCCGGGATGTCGGCCGCGTGGTTCAGGGTGATGCCGGTGGCGGCGAAGAACACCATGCCGATCAGGCTCAACGCTGCCGACACCCAGTGCCACAGACGGATCTGACGCAGCCAGAACGCCCGACCCCACCCGGCGGCCGGGCGTGGAGCCGCGGGGTTCCGGATCGCGACCGTCGCGATATCAGAACGGCTTACGGACATGGGAAACGGTTCCAGGGTTGTGCCGGACGGGGGGATGAGCGTCTTGACAAGCATTAACGGTAATGCGAAGCATTTGCAATAAGGTCGATCACGCTCGGCCGCCACTTCTGCGATCCCAACCCGCCGCATTCTTGACCGCCAGGCCCGATGACCGACGACAACCCGATGCAGAACGCACCGACGGGTAAGCCCCGGACCGTCGAACCGGACGCGATCCGTCGCCGGATCGACGTCGCCGACCTTCTGGGCGCCGACCGCGAGGTGTGCCTCGTCCACCGCGGCGCCGAATATCTCCTGCGCCTCACCAGCAATGGAAAGCTGCTCCTCACGAAATGAGGGGTTCCACCCGCCCAGCCAGCCATGCAGGAGACGGACGCCGTCCTCCGCTAGCCAGCCAGACCGACACTCTGACCTCGCTACGGAGATCCCGTTCATGTCCGAACTCGACCTCGGCCCACGGCCGATAACGCCGCTTCCCGAGCGCCTGCGGGCCGGCACCGCCGTCGGCGTCCTGCTGTCCTGCGCCATGACCACCACCGCCCTGGCCCAATCGACCACACCGTCGGCCACCCCGTCCGCCGCGCCGGCGAGCGAGACCTCGAGCAGCATCGTGCTGGATCCGGTGAACGTGGTCGGCGACCGGCCGGTCGGCTACAAGGTCGACCGCTCGGCCAGCGACAAGTTCACCGCCCCGCTGCTCGACACGCCGAAAAGCGTGACCGTGATCCCCGAGGAGGTGATCGAGCAACGCGGGGCGACGACCCTGGAGGAGGTGTTCCGCACAACGCCGGGCATCACCCTGGGCGCCGGAGAAGGCGGGGTGCCCGGCTCCGACCGGCCGCTGATCCGCGGCTTCAACGCCGAGAGCAACGTCTATATCGACGGCCTGCGCGACACCGGCGCACAGACCCGAGGCACCTTCAACCTGGAGCAGGTCGAGATCGTGAAGGGGCCGGGCTCCGCCTTCGCCGGGCGCGGCTCCACCGGCGGCAGCATCAACCTGGTCACCAAGACCCCGAAGGCGGAGACCTTCGTGGAGGGCTCGGCCACCGTCGGCACCGACAAGACCAAGCGCGCGACGGTCGACGCCAACTACGCCGTCAACGAGAGCGTGGCGGTGCGCATGAACGTGCTCGGCCATGACGGCGAGGTGGCGGGCCGCGATTCCGTCGAGATGAGCCAGTACGGCATCGCCCCGTCGATTTCGGTCGGCATGAACGGTCCGACCCGGGGCACCCTCGCCCTGTCGCATTTCCAGACCGACGACACGCCGGATTACGGCATCCCCTACGACCGGACGACCGGCCAGCCCGTGGATGTCGACCGTGACAACTTCTACGGCCTGACGAACCGCGACTTTCGCGAGACCCAGTCTGACCAGGTCACCCTGACGCTGGAGCACGACGTCACCGACGCGCTGACGGTGCGCAACGTTACCCGCTATAGCTGGTCGACCATCGACTACATCGTCACCAACCCGGACGACAGCGCCGGCAACGTCGCCAACGGGTCGGTCTGGCGGGCGATCAAGAGCCGCAACTCCGACACCGAGATCGTCGCCAACAACACCGAGCTGCTCGGCAACGCCCATGACGGCTGGTTCGGCCACAGCTTCATCTTCGGTGTGGAAGCCAGCCAGGAGGACAGCCAGAGCCGCGGCTACTCGGTCGACACCGGCAACCGGGACTGCTCGGTCACCGGGATCGGCGCCGCGTCGAACTACAACTGCACCGATCTCTACAACCCGAACCCGGGCGATCCCTGGACCGGGTCGATCACCCCGTCCTCCAGCTATCGCGACGCGAAGACCACCACCGTGGCGGCCTATGCGTTCGACACGATCGAGCTCACGCCGCAATGGTCGATCAACGGCGGCCTGCGCCTGGACAACTACAAGACCGAGGTGCAGAGCGGCGGCGGGCGCGGCGGCGACTTCGACGGATCGGCCAGCGACACCTTCCTGAACTACCAGGCCGGCGTGGTCTACAAGCCGCTGCCGAACGGCAGCATCTACGCCAGTTTCGGCACCTCCTCCGACCCGTCCGGCGCCAGCGGCGGCGAGGGCTCGGAGAACCTGTCGGCCGCCAACATGAACCTCGATCCCGAACGCTCGGTCAGCTACGAGATCGGCACCAAGTGGGAGCTGATGAACCGCAAGCTGTCGGTCACCGGCGCTATCTTCCGTACCGAGAAGACCAATGCCCGGGTCACCGATCCGGCCGGCGGCACCGAGCAGGTGCTCGACGGCGAGCAGCGGGTCGACGGCTTCGAGCTGGGTCTCGCCGGCCGGATCACCGACAAGTGGCAAGTGTTCGGCGGCTATACCTACATGGCGTCGGAGATCGTCGACGACGGGGCCGGCACCACCGACGGCAACGAGATCCCCAACGTGCCGGAGCACAGCTTCAGCATCTGGTCGACCTACGACGTGTTCGCCGACTGGACCCTGGGCGGCGGCGCCACCTACATGTCGAGCCGCTTCGGCGACACGGCCAACACCCGCAGCGTGCCTGAATTCTGGCGCTTCGACGCGATGGTGGAGTTCCAGCCGACCGAGAACCTCGCGCTGCGTCTGAACGCCAACAACATCTTCGACGAGCGCTACTTCGACAAGCCGTACACCACCCATTTCGCCACGGTGGCGCCGGGCCGCTCGGTCCTGCTCACCGCCGTCGCGAAGTTCTGATCACCCGGCCCGGTCCAGACATGGGCCGGGCCCCCTACCAGGATCGTTCCCCGCCATGATGCTGCATGTCCCCGGTGTCCTCACCCCCGACCAGGTCCAGGAATGCCGACGGCTGGTCGACGCCGCCCGCTGGGTCGACGGTCGGGTGACCGCCGGACACCAGTCGGCCACCGTCAAGAACAACGCCCAGATCCCGGAAGGCGACGACGAAGCCCGAGCCGCCGGCGAGATGATCCTGCAGGCGCTGAACCGGCACCCGATGTTCGTATCGGCCGCCCTGCCGCATACGATCTTTCCGCCGCTGTTCAACAGCTATGCCGGCGGCCAGAATTTCGGCAATCACGTGGACAATTCGATCCGCTACTCGCCGGTCACCGGCCAGCGGATCCGCACCGACCTGTCCTGCACCCTGTTCCTCAGCGCGCCGGACGACTACGACGGTGGAGAGCTGGTGGTGGAGGATACCTACGGCGCCCATGCGGTGAAGCTGCCGGCCGGCGACCTGATCCTCTACCCGTCGACCAGCGTGCACCATGTCCGCCCGGTGACGCGCGGCGCCCGGGTGTCCTCGTTCTTCTGGCTGCAGAGCATGGTGCGCGACGACGGCGAACGGACCATGCTGTTCGAGCTCGACACCACGATCCAGCGGCTGTCGGCGGAACAGCGCGACCAGGGCAGCCTCGTCGCCCTGACGGCGCTCTATCACAACCTGCTGCGGCGCTGGGCCGAGGTTTAGGCCGCG
It includes:
- a CDS encoding arginase family protein, encoding MNLDTTAPAPAFFGARTDLPLAEAEIVLFGAPHGTPYPEFSNEALAGTAATLRRALNHDAGWAHHWDFDLGRPLDDDGSLKFLDAGDLKTASLDGAGNREKIRAATAAVVAAGAVPIMIGGDDSVPIPFIEALAPLGPLTVVQVDAHIDWRDERRGEKYGFSSTMRRASEMAHVERIVQVGIRGLGSAMQEEVQIAETWGADIVTAREIHRHGIEAALEHIPAGANCLITLDCDALDPSIMKAVVAPTPGGLSYTQAIELIHGVAAKARLRAFDMIEFIPERDPDGLSALTAARILVNAIGAISSTAR
- a CDS encoding Hpt domain-containing protein, whose product is MALFDDIVANLTQEFLGESSDRLARMQVSLTNLASSGKANRDAIMTLSREIHSVKGAAANFQFRTVATVAHRFEDYMSATLDQTPLPIEDYQRFVDCLSDLIELGREPDPKTSAKMQSRLPVLADFDPTSVSAKPGHALVVIRARTMGHMLSRELANCGFRAQTALDVFDAVRLSVTERPDIVLTSAVMDGISGVDLINALRSIKATADLPCAVVTSFDRNHPELAGLPKDAGVVRLGKTLSDDLGAVLTGVTPR
- a CDS encoding RsmB/NOP family class I SAM-dependent RNA methyltransferase, producing the protein MLKPAAMSSDTPTPDSPSPGDAHTSDAHTGDAKISAARSVAFDLLRAVLAKKTPLDEALVAHDGMNWLPDRDRGFARTLVATTLRRLGHVDRMIDACLSQPLPLKASAVRDVLRIAATELLILKVAPHAAVDSAVNLVRSRGHEKFVKLTNAVLRRLDREGSAAIEALPALDALPHWLARSWRATYGDETAEAMAAAVQREPVLDITVKSDPAPWAETLGAQMLPTGTLRRPIEGRIDALPGFAEGAWWVQDAAAALPVKLLGDVAGKTVVDLCAAPGGKTAQLAAAAANVLAVDRAAKRVKRMQENLSRLQLSATCVTADAAKWRPPLPVDAVLLDAPCSATGTLRRHPDIPWLKGEADVAKLVGLQDRLLNAALEIVKPGGTVVFCTCSLESAEGIDRIAALLARNPAVRRVPIAAQEIGGLDALITAEGDLRTRPDHLADFGGMDGFYACRLIKG
- a CDS encoding NADPH cytochrome P450 oxidoreductase family protein codes for the protein MTLALPVPADRLPGARFRVAALGAGMLAVAGLCLVLPADGSAAARALEAGAAVALYLAFCCAVLLPGRSERSDGDGGWLVVHASQTGTAADLAAQAASRLAAAGLSARLVPLGEIGVADLAVARRALFVVATTGEGEPPDPAIRFHRTAMAAPADLSGLDYALVALGDSDYPAFCGFGRALDSWLQASGARPLTERAEIDAMMPASRTGWTRVLDRIAGPDISPPAGDGSAPWRIDRVARQSTGPMPDREDLALVRLVPEGPLPDWGAGDVAEISVGDSRRDYTIASLPAEGGLSLVVRPAFHPDGSPGLGTGLLTATGAAGRRIGLRIRANPHLRCPPLDRPMLLIGAGSGIAGIRAQLAARIAAGGGANWVVYGDRLPATSTGPQAELLAWHRAGWIGRLDLAFSRGDGERCRVPDRLRGEAETLRDWLARDAVVYVCGGADGIGASVHALLVEMLGEGVLQEMAARGDYRRDVY
- a CDS encoding FAD:protein FMN transferase, giving the protein MPPGLPAPDRWPDRAATLHRLGGETMGTSWRATAVAGPDLDTAALAAAIHRDFEAVCDALSTWRPASEISRFNRAPAGSRVPVSGLFAAVLGRALEIAALTGGAFDPTVGGWRQGHDRIGRWRDVELDRRNRTATQPGGLVLELSAIAKGHAVDRLSARLAEAGAVSHLAEIGGEFVGRGVKPDRRPWWVALERLGSGRDGDPQTLVALSDAALATSGYRTRTGRPLGELIDPRSGRPYAGDTLAVSVLTGCCGDADAFATGLLVMGPEKGMAAADAHGLAARFLIRTRQGVEARLSRAMAAMDGPS
- a CDS encoding DUF4198 domain-containing protein, translating into MTRVLTLTFAAVLGLLPLPAEAHRAWLLPSTTVLSGEDPWITVDAAVSNDLFVFEHRPLGLDDLTLTGPDGQPVAAENKATGRFRSTFDLPLAQPGTYRLAVVSSGYFARYELDGARKRWRGAKEEIATAIPASATNVAISRFDNRVETFVTVGPPTKEALAPVGAGLEMVAVTHPNDLYAGETARFRFLLDGGPVEGLEVEVVQGDGRYRSEAGDRVLRTDADGMVEIAWPEAGRYWIGTDIRSDDKDADGATRRAGYTATVEVLPQ
- a CDS encoding DUF2271 domain-containing protein yields the protein MRIVLTATLGGVLATPALASSLEVTVDIPELAVAEYHRPYVGIWLERPDSSVAANLALWYDHDMRGGEGTKWLKDMRQWWRRIGRDLSPAEIDGVSGPTRAPGSQEVVFEVPGEAVAGLADGDYVLVVEAAREVGGREVVRVPFSWPAAAATTRDASGAEELGRVTVTVRP
- a CDS encoding PepSY-associated TM helix domain-containing protein gives rise to the protein MSVSRSDIATVAIRNPAAPRPAAGWGRAFWLRQIRLWHWVSAALSLIGMVFFAATGITLNHAADIPAAPQRVEWTGTLPPALAAETAAAARRQDAALPDAVADWLAPRAGIDPRDRPVEWSAGEAYVALPRPGGDAWVAIALPDGAVTAERTSRGPVAFLNDLHKGRDTGDVWRWFIDAFAGATLIFSLTGLGLLWLNAGARPSTWPLVGFGLLAPVLLVILFIH
- the hemP gene encoding hemin uptake protein HemP, which produces MTDDNPMQNAPTGKPRTVEPDAIRRRIDVADLLGADREVCLVHRGAEYLLRLTSNGKLLLTK
- a CDS encoding TonB-dependent siderophore receptor — translated: MSELDLGPRPITPLPERLRAGTAVGVLLSCAMTTTALAQSTTPSATPSAAPASETSSSIVLDPVNVVGDRPVGYKVDRSASDKFTAPLLDTPKSVTVIPEEVIEQRGATTLEEVFRTTPGITLGAGEGGVPGSDRPLIRGFNAESNVYIDGLRDTGAQTRGTFNLEQVEIVKGPGSAFAGRGSTGGSINLVTKTPKAETFVEGSATVGTDKTKRATVDANYAVNESVAVRMNVLGHDGEVAGRDSVEMSQYGIAPSISVGMNGPTRGTLALSHFQTDDTPDYGIPYDRTTGQPVDVDRDNFYGLTNRDFRETQSDQVTLTLEHDVTDALTVRNVTRYSWSTIDYIVTNPDDSAGNVANGSVWRAIKSRNSDTEIVANNTELLGNAHDGWFGHSFIFGVEASQEDSQSRGYSVDTGNRDCSVTGIGAASNYNCTDLYNPNPGDPWTGSITPSSSYRDAKTTTVAAYAFDTIELTPQWSINGGLRLDNYKTEVQSGGGRGGDFDGSASDTFLNYQAGVVYKPLPNGSIYASFGTSSDPSGASGGEGSENLSAANMNLDPERSVSYEIGTKWELMNRKLSVTGAIFRTEKTNARVTDPAGGTEQVLDGEQRVDGFELGLAGRITDKWQVFGGYTYMASEIVDDGAGTTDGNEIPNVPEHSFSIWSTYDVFADWTLGGGATYMSSRFGDTANTRSVPEFWRFDAMVEFQPTENLALRLNANNIFDERYFDKPYTTHFATVAPGRSVLLTAVAKF
- a CDS encoding Fe2+-dependent dioxygenase; amino-acid sequence: MMLHVPGVLTPDQVQECRRLVDAARWVDGRVTAGHQSATVKNNAQIPEGDDEARAAGEMILQALNRHPMFVSAALPHTIFPPLFNSYAGGQNFGNHVDNSIRYSPVTGQRIRTDLSCTLFLSAPDDYDGGELVVEDTYGAHAVKLPAGDLILYPSTSVHHVRPVTRGARVSSFFWLQSMVRDDGERTMLFELDTTIQRLSAEQRDQGSLVALTALYHNLLRRWAEV